In a genomic window of Desulfobacterales bacterium:
- the acnA gene encoding aconitate hydratase AcnA — MDNTDYRANLETKTGSIDFFDIMRLEKNGIADIQRLPYSIKILVENLLRKLDGHVVLEQDLKNIAGWQKSYETPVEIPYHPARVLMQDFTGVPAVVDLAAMRDAVKDLGGNPQKINPLVPVDLIVDHSVQVDYFGNPDAITQNVAKEYERNAERYALLKWAQKSFDNFNVVPPNSGICHQVNLEYLGRVVMTEKAGTRTVAYPDTLVGTDSHTPMINAIGVMGWGVGGIEAEAVTLGQPYYMSIPQVVGVKLVGELPAGTTATDLVLTVTELLRQHNVVEKFVEFFGSGMKNLTVTDRATLANMTPEYGATLGFFPIDEKTIDYLKMTNRADRAEIVETYAKKQGLFYTDANEPEYSEIVELNLATVVPCVAGPARPQDRINISDLKQSFATQLGCTYERDADVEHISKYHDESGSKTKRPEDCKPKKKACQIVVNGEPIELCDGDIVIAAITSCTNTSNPFVMLGAGLVAKKAVEKGLRVPAYVKTSLAPGSKVVIDYLKDAQLLSYLEQLGFYLAGFGCTTCIGNSGPLPPEIDKAVQDKDLTVAAVLSGNRNFEARIHQQVRGNFLASPMLVVAFAIAGSIDIDLTSEPLGQDADGQPVYLKDIWPTAEEIESLIHKHVKLQYFKEEYACIFDGDDFWRQLPVAEGTTFEWQEQSTYIRKPPYFQEFALDITQPADVQNAGILLILGDSLTTDHISPAGAIPPEYPAGKYLIEKKVAPADFNSYGSRRGNHEVMMRGTFGNIRIKNKLVDPKEGSFTLKFPQSEEMYVYDAAMQYMAEHKPQLVLGGKEYGTGSSRDWAAKGSQLLGIKAVIAESYERIHRSNLVGMGVLPLTFNDGDSWQSLGLDGSETYTITGIEDIAPLKTLGVQAVKPDGSKIEFNVTARLNTDIDVAYFKHGGILPYVLRKILSE; from the coding sequence ATGGACAACACCGATTATCGCGCAAATTTAGAGACAAAAACGGGGTCGATCGACTTTTTTGACATTATGCGACTGGAAAAAAACGGTATCGCCGATATTCAACGCCTGCCCTATTCGATCAAAATCCTGGTGGAAAACCTGTTGCGCAAGCTGGATGGCCACGTCGTGCTGGAACAAGATTTAAAAAATATCGCCGGCTGGCAAAAAAGCTATGAAACACCGGTGGAAATTCCGTATCATCCCGCGCGGGTACTGATGCAGGATTTTACGGGTGTTCCAGCGGTGGTTGATCTGGCGGCTATGCGTGATGCCGTAAAAGATTTGGGCGGCAATCCGCAAAAGATCAACCCGCTGGTTCCAGTGGATCTGATTGTCGATCATTCGGTGCAGGTCGATTATTTCGGCAACCCCGATGCCATTACCCAGAATGTCGCCAAAGAATATGAGCGCAATGCCGAACGCTACGCGCTGCTGAAGTGGGCCCAGAAAAGCTTTGATAATTTCAACGTCGTCCCGCCAAATTCAGGCATCTGTCACCAGGTGAATCTGGAATATCTGGGGCGGGTGGTCATGACCGAAAAAGCCGGTACCCGCACGGTGGCCTATCCGGACACCCTGGTGGGCACCGATTCACACACCCCGATGATCAATGCCATCGGGGTCATGGGCTGGGGTGTGGGCGGCATCGAGGCCGAAGCCGTTACGCTAGGGCAGCCGTACTACATGTCCATTCCGCAAGTCGTTGGGGTCAAGCTGGTCGGAGAATTACCAGCCGGCACGACGGCAACCGATCTGGTATTGACCGTCACCGAATTGCTTCGCCAGCACAACGTGGTTGAAAAATTCGTTGAATTTTTCGGCTCCGGCATGAAAAATCTGACCGTTACCGATCGCGCCACACTGGCCAACATGACCCCGGAATACGGCGCCACCTTGGGCTTTTTCCCCATCGATGAAAAAACCATTGATTATCTGAAGATGACCAACCGGGCCGACCGGGCCGAGATCGTCGAAACCTACGCCAAAAAACAGGGACTTTTCTACACGGATGCCAACGAGCCCGAATATTCCGAAATTGTCGAACTCAATCTGGCCACGGTGGTGCCCTGTGTTGCCGGACCAGCCCGACCCCAGGATCGCATCAACATCAGCGATTTAAAACAGAGTTTTGCCACCCAGCTCGGCTGCACATATGAGCGTGACGCCGATGTTGAGCATATATCCAAATACCACGATGAATCCGGTTCGAAGACCAAGCGCCCAGAAGACTGCAAGCCTAAGAAGAAGGCCTGCCAAATCGTGGTCAATGGTGAGCCCATCGAGCTTTGCGACGGCGACATTGTCATCGCAGCCATTACATCCTGTACCAATACCTCCAATCCGTTTGTCATGCTGGGCGCCGGACTGGTGGCCAAAAAGGCCGTTGAAAAAGGGTTGCGCGTGCCTGCCTATGTGAAGACCTCACTAGCGCCGGGCTCAAAAGTTGTCATCGATTACTTAAAGGACGCCCAGTTGCTGTCTTACCTGGAACAGCTGGGATTTTACCTGGCCGGTTTCGGTTGCACCACCTGTATCGGCAACAGCGGGCCGCTACCGCCTGAAATTGACAAGGCTGTCCAGGACAAGGACCTGACTGTAGCGGCAGTGCTGTCGGGCAACCGCAATTTTGAAGCCCGCATTCATCAACAGGTACGCGGCAATTTTCTGGCATCCCCGATGCTTGTTGTCGCTTTTGCTATCGCCGGCAGCATCGATATTGATCTGACCAGCGAGCCGCTGGGCCAGGATGCTGATGGCCAACCGGTGTATTTGAAAGATATCTGGCCGACCGCTGAAGAAATCGAGAGTCTTATCCACAAACATGTTAAACTGCAGTATTTCAAAGAGGAATACGCTTGCATATTTGACGGCGATGATTTTTGGCGCCAGCTTCCGGTTGCGGAAGGCACCACCTTTGAGTGGCAGGAACAATCCACCTATATCCGCAAGCCGCCTTATTTTCAGGAGTTTGCACTGGATATCACCCAACCGGCGGATGTTCAAAATGCGGGCATTTTGCTGATTTTAGGCGATTCGCTGACCACAGATCATATTTCTCCGGCCGGTGCCATTCCGCCGGAATATCCAGCCGGCAAATACTTAATTGAAAAAAAGGTCGCACCGGCAGATTTTAATTCCTACGGATCCCGCCGGGGCAATCACGAGGTCATGATGCGCGGCACCTTTGGCAACATCCGTATTAAAAACAAATTGGTGGATCCCAAAGAAGGCAGTTTCACGTTAAAATTTCCGCAGAGCGAGGAGATGTATGTGTATGACGCTGCCATGCAATACATGGCTGAACATAAACCTCAGCTGGTTTTGGGCGGTAAAGAGTATGGCACCGGCTCATCACGGGACTGGGCGGCTAAAGGATCCCAGCTGCTGGGCATCAAAGCGGTCATTGCCGAATCATATGAACGAATTCACCGCAGCAACCTGGTGGGGATGGGCGTGCTGCCATTGACTTTCAATGATGGCGACAGCTGGCAAAGTCTGGGGCTCGACGGCTCGGAGACCTACACCATCACCGGCATTGAAGACATCGCGCCTCTTAAAACCCTTGGCGTTCAGGCGGTTAAACCGGATGGTAGCAAAATTGAGTTTAATGTAACCGCCCGATTGAACACCGATATCGATGTGGCATATTTTAAACACGGTGGTATATTGCCGTATGTACTACGCAAAATACTATCCGAGTAA
- the icd gene encoding isocitrate dehydrogenase (NADP(+)), with amino-acid sequence MGTENRIAINPDGTLNVPDTPQIPFIEGDGIGPEIWQATRLVIDAAVEKVYDGNKKIIWLEVLAGEKAFKETGNWLPDETLADIEKYAVAIKGPMTTPVGKGIRSLNVTIRQALDLYACVRPVKYIKSVPSPVKDPQSVNMVIFRENTEDLYAGIEYQSGSPDADKVRQFLNEQMGTTLPTDAGIGIKPISATNTKRLVARAIAYALDNGFTSVTLMHKGNIMKFTEGAFAHWGYEVAAEKFKDLTITEQELWDDYQGKQPHGKVVIKDRIADMLFQQVLLRPNEFGVIATPNLNGDYLSDALAAQVGGLGMAPGANIGDLCAVFEATHGTAPKYAGQDKVNPSSLILSGVMMLVHMGWREAARLVRDALQDTIEAKTVTYDLARQIKDAQQLKCSEFGQAIISHMG; translated from the coding sequence ATGGGAACTGAAAATCGGATTGCCATAAACCCGGACGGCACACTGAATGTTCCGGATACACCCCAAATTCCGTTTATCGAAGGCGACGGCATTGGGCCGGAAATCTGGCAGGCTACGCGTCTGGTTATCGATGCAGCTGTAGAAAAAGTGTATGATGGCAACAAAAAAATTATATGGCTGGAGGTTTTGGCGGGTGAAAAAGCATTTAAGGAAACCGGCAACTGGCTGCCGGACGAAACCCTTGCCGATATTGAAAAATATGCGGTGGCCATCAAAGGCCCCATGACGACCCCGGTGGGCAAAGGCATTCGCAGCTTGAATGTGACGATCCGCCAGGCGCTCGATCTTTATGCCTGTGTGCGCCCGGTGAAATATATAAAGTCGGTTCCCAGCCCGGTCAAAGATCCGCAAAGCGTTAACATGGTCATTTTTCGGGAAAATACCGAAGACCTGTATGCGGGTATCGAGTATCAATCCGGCAGCCCGGATGCGGATAAAGTACGGCAGTTTTTAAACGAACAAATGGGCACCACCTTGCCCACCGATGCAGGCATTGGCATCAAGCCCATCAGTGCGACCAACACCAAACGACTGGTGGCCAGAGCCATTGCGTATGCCCTCGACAACGGCTTTACCAGTGTAACCCTGATGCACAAAGGCAATATCATGAAATTTACCGAAGGCGCTTTCGCCCATTGGGGTTATGAGGTCGCTGCCGAAAAATTCAAAGACCTGACGATCACGGAACAAGAGCTGTGGGATGATTATCAGGGCAAGCAACCGCACGGTAAAGTGGTAATCAAAGATAGAATCGCCGACATGCTTTTTCAACAGGTTCTGCTGCGACCCAATGAATTCGGCGTTATTGCCACACCCAACTTAAACGGTGACTATCTTTCAGATGCCCTGGCTGCCCAGGTAGGGGGATTGGGGATGGCACCGGGCGCCAATATCGGCGATCTTTGCGCGGTTTTTGAAGCCACCCATGGCACCGCTCCAAAATATGCGGGACAGGATAAAGTCAACCCCAGCTCTTTAATCCTTTCAGGCGTCATGATGCTGGTTCATATGGGATGGCGCGAGGCTGCCCGCCTGGTTCGCGATGCCCTGCAGGATACCATTGAAGCCAAAACGGTTACCTATGATCTGGCCCGTCAGATCAAAGATGCCCAACAACTAAAATGCTCCGAGTTCGGTCAGGCAATCATTTCACACATGGGATAA
- a CDS encoding molybdopterin-dependent oxidoreductase, translated as MKTRRQFITWALKVLTGLGLLATSIKAFLQRAWAQTKRFIVPRDTDLSTLRNKNPATLDTSQLEVLPLEAFETMGLKNHAVHLPSWRLIIDGNVAVPTRLPYSEIIKLPSIERNVLLICPGVFVNHGRWKGISLMTVLNLAQMQEDTTHITVYGPEGPNEKVERFPIEDVGSDKVFLAYQVNGEKLPIKHGFPLRIVAEDYYGDDWVKYVYKIEAIKKLE; from the coding sequence ATGAAAACACGTCGCCAATTCATCACATGGGCCCTCAAGGTGCTAACAGGCCTCGGTCTGTTGGCCACCTCCATTAAGGCCTTTTTACAAAGAGCTTGGGCTCAAACCAAACGGTTTATCGTTCCACGCGATACGGACTTGTCGACATTGCGCAATAAAAATCCGGCTACGCTGGATACCAGCCAACTGGAAGTTCTTCCATTGGAAGCGTTTGAAACCATGGGGTTGAAAAACCATGCCGTGCACCTACCTTCATGGCGCCTGATCATAGACGGCAATGTCGCCGTACCAACCCGACTTCCCTATTCGGAAATCATCAAGCTTCCCTCGATTGAACGCAATGTTTTGCTGATTTGTCCCGGTGTCTTTGTCAACCATGGCAGATGGAAGGGGATATCTCTGATGACGGTATTAAATCTAGCCCAGATGCAGGAGGATACGACGCATATCACCGTTTACGGGCCAGAAGGCCCCAATGAGAAAGTAGAGCGCTTTCCGATTGAGGATGTCGGATCGGATAAAGTGTTTTTGGCCTATCAAGTAAACGGTGAAAAATTGCCGATTAAGCACGGATTTCCCCTGCGCATCGTGGCTGAAGATTACTACGGGGATGATTGGGTCAAGTATGTATATAAGATTGAAGCAATCAAAAAACTGGAGTGA
- a CDS encoding arsenosugar biosynthesis-associated peroxidase-like protein, whose product MDTYYKPEDLPKFEDIGKEAPELARKFFDYYNAVFADGELTEREKALIALAVAHTVQCPYCIDAYTRACLEKGSNLAEMTEAVHVVTAIRGGASLVHGVQMRNIADKLSM is encoded by the coding sequence ATGGACACCTATTACAAGCCGGAAGATCTTCCCAAGTTTGAAGACATCGGCAAAGAAGCGCCTGAGTTGGCGCGCAAATTTTTTGACTATTACAACGCTGTTTTCGCTGATGGAGAGCTAACCGAACGCGAAAAAGCGCTGATTGCCCTGGCCGTCGCCCATACCGTCCAGTGCCCCTATTGCATCGATGCCTACACCCGGGCCTGCCTTGAGAAAGGATCTAATCTGGCTGAGATGACCGAAGCGGTCCATGTCGTCACCGCGATCCGGGGTGGCGCTTCCCTGGTACATGGTGTTCAGATGCGCAATATTGCAGACAAATTATCAATGTAG